In a genomic window of Pararge aegeria chromosome 7, ilParAegt1.1, whole genome shotgun sequence:
- the LOC120625415 gene encoding uncharacterized protein LOC120625415 isoform X1, with protein sequence MRKSYYLTNMLCYLLFSFFLTVPSIFAEDVSYQACVDKYSRKGYQPWQEWSDHYTCHRYRCEIRDGKYFIAAVGCRKPKIPENALECHEYIEDENVEFPTCCARLRCVVEVNGERIVQTRGQPGELFPDKPWKGQQNEPSPAVVGMQGMQQNTVSGEPQTQSAPGIFNSRGAGKPTDGNDISGRRFVDPYPNQMQDSPRKKRSTIYPLFELGTIREGRTYPQAKVNGYTPEKYTSYFPYTVKALSNTKLHLNMS encoded by the exons ATGAGAAAAAGTTACTACCTTACCAATATGCTCTGCTATTTATTGTTTTCCTTTTTCTTGACCGTTCCGTCAATATTCGCGGAAGATGTGAGCT ATCAAGCTTGCGTAGATAAGTACTCTAGAAAAGGCTACCAGCCGTGGCAAGAATGGTCCGATCATTATACCTGTCACCGATACAGATGTGAAATACGCGATGGAAAATATTTCATCGCTGCTGTTGG TTGTAGAAAGCCGAAAATACCAGAAAACGCTTTAGAATGCCACGAGTATATCGAAGATGAGAATGTGG aatttcCTACGTGTTGCGCCCGTCTTAGATGCGTCGTGGAAGTAAACGGTGAACGAATCGTTCAAACGAGGGGACAGCCTGGGGAATTGTTTCCAGACAA ACCCTGGAAGGGCCAACAGAATGAACCTAGCCCGGCCGTAGTGGGCATGCAAGGGATGCAACAGAACACGGTGAGCGGTGAACCACAAACGCAGTCTGCACCCGGCATATTCAACAGCAGAGGCGCAGGCAAGCCaa CGGATGGCAACGATATTAGCGGACGGCGCTTCGTGGACCCTTACCCAAACCAGATGCAAGACTCACCCCGGAAGAAGCGCTCAACAATCTACCCCCTGTTCGAACTGGGGACCATCCGCGAGGGGCGCACTTACCCACAGGCCAAAGTCAATGGTTATACACCTGAAAAATACACTTCGTATTTTCCATATACTGTGAAAGCTCTGTCTAACACTAAATTGCATCTAAATATGTCATAA
- the LOC120625415 gene encoding uncharacterized protein LOC120625415 isoform X2: MRKSYYLTNMLCYLLFSFFLTVPSIFAEDVSYQACVDKYSRKGYQPWQEWSDHYTCHRYRCEIRDGKYFIAAVGCRKPKIPENALECHEYIEDENVEFPTCCARLRCVVEVNGERIVQTRGQPGELFPDKPWKGQQNEPSPAVVGMQGMQQNTVSGEPQTQSAPGIFNSRGAADGNDISGRRFVDPYPNQMQDSPRKKRSTIYPLFELGTIREGRTYPQAKVNGYTPEKYTSYFPYTVKALSNTKLHLNMS, from the exons ATGAGAAAAAGTTACTACCTTACCAATATGCTCTGCTATTTATTGTTTTCCTTTTTCTTGACCGTTCCGTCAATATTCGCGGAAGATGTGAGCT ATCAAGCTTGCGTAGATAAGTACTCTAGAAAAGGCTACCAGCCGTGGCAAGAATGGTCCGATCATTATACCTGTCACCGATACAGATGTGAAATACGCGATGGAAAATATTTCATCGCTGCTGTTGG TTGTAGAAAGCCGAAAATACCAGAAAACGCTTTAGAATGCCACGAGTATATCGAAGATGAGAATGTGG aatttcCTACGTGTTGCGCCCGTCTTAGATGCGTCGTGGAAGTAAACGGTGAACGAATCGTTCAAACGAGGGGACAGCCTGGGGAATTGTTTCCAGACAA ACCCTGGAAGGGCCAACAGAATGAACCTAGCCCGGCCGTAGTGGGCATGCAAGGGATGCAACAGAACACGGTGAGCGGTGAACCACAAACGCAGTCTGCACCCGGCATATTCAACAGCAGAGGCGCAG CGGATGGCAACGATATTAGCGGACGGCGCTTCGTGGACCCTTACCCAAACCAGATGCAAGACTCACCCCGGAAGAAGCGCTCAACAATCTACCCCCTGTTCGAACTGGGGACCATCCGCGAGGGGCGCACTTACCCACAGGCCAAAGTCAATGGTTATACACCTGAAAAATACACTTCGTATTTTCCATATACTGTGAAAGCTCTGTCTAACACTAAATTGCATCTAAATATGTCATAA
- the LOC120625181 gene encoding protein prune homolog 2, producing MNFQTPRLPIGEEDLLSSPSSDEKMDTGSESLHSTQNTPNSILSDSDDRETEVLRLQNPNVLRLSEPEKMDNNIQSELSDSLISRMSTLTLDSPANRLKHLGISPPRLSSTLTSTTDHPLMGLGSPDGNFPDVVPKKIPKTEEEKDLSLSSIEDERGATNGYEFYSPQQNTSKNNLYFTENFVTADSQILSDSLNVPPDVARVRRKIVAKLSLLDTPPKTSTLKVNLNLTPEMNRGGSAIKIEENKRVPSQRLCLDVSEQEEFHSAIEWCESPTHVRAVPNFELPIEMSSNIGMNNDLGSPDVISTSTQEDKSLYQALLDPYTGSVALRHTPHRKTTTRRKVQPPPEDDDDCCSLESLSGCSMESEDEPPPLLSAPEPPSEEDNTKRSKSTNTVSECSDPIPEYSAADEFRDERSWLSVAVQHSGGRVTCDMKVIEPFKRVVSHGGYSADGAALIVFSACHLPDNARPDYKYVMDNLFLYVMWSLERLVTDEYVLVYLHGSAGRRRLPSCAWLHECYKLVDRRLRKSLKHLYLVHPTFWLKSFVIITKPFVSSKFFRKLTYIKSLNELLEKVPVEPNAIPDIVKNFDAHRR from the exons ATGAA CTTCCAAACACCGCGACTTCCGATCGGCGAGGAAGACCTTCTCAGCTCCCCATCCTCAGATGAGAAGATGGATACCGGTTCCGAATCTTTACATTCAACACAAAACACTCCAAACTCCATACTCTCTGATTCCGACGATCGTGAAACTGAAGTCTTGAGATTACAAAACCCTAATGTGTTAAGACTATCAGAACCAGAAAAAATGGACAATAATATTCAATCAGAGCTTAGCGATAGTTTGATATCACGGATGTCAACATTAACACTAGATTCACCAGCTAACAGACTAAAACACCTAGGTATTTCACCGCCTAGACTTAGTTCTACTCTTACTTCAACTACAGACCACCCATTAATGGGCTTAGGGAGTCCGGATGGTAATTTTCCAGATGTTGTACCCAAAAAGATACCTAAAACTGAGGAAGAAAAGGACTTAAGTCTGTCAAGCATAGAAGATGAGCGAGGTGCAACAAATGGGTATGAATTCTATTCCCCTCAACAAAATACttcaaaaaataacttatatttcaCTGAGAATTTTGTAACAGCGGACAGTCAGATTTTAAGTGACTCTTTAAATGTTCCTCCGGATGTCGCAAGGGTTAGAAGGAAGATAGTTGCCAAGTTGTCTCTTTTAGATACACCCCCTAAAACGTCAACACTTAAAGTGAATTTGAACCTTACCCCTGAGATGAATAGAGGTGGAAGTGCCATAAAGATTGAGGAAAATAAGAGGGTGCCTAGTCAAAGGCTATGTTTAGATGTTTCCGAGCAAGAAGAATTTCATTCT GCGATAGAGTGGTGCGAGTCCCCAACGCACGTACGTGCTGTGCCTAACTTCGAACTGCCCATAGAAATGTCTAGCAATATTGGTATGAATAAT GATCTCGGCTCCCCGGATGTGATATCCACGTCGACGCAAGAAGACAAGTCGCTCTACCAGGCTTTGCTCGATCCGTATACAGGCTCCGTAGCGCTGCGTCACACGCCGCATAGGAAAACCACTACTAGACGGAAGGTGCAACCA CCTCCGGAAGACGATGATGATTGCTGCAGCTTGGAGAGCTTAAGCGGCTGTTCGATGGAGTCTGAAGATGAGCCGCCCCCACTGCTGTCCGCGCCTGAACCGCCCAGCGAAGAAGATAATACTAAACG ATCAAAGTCAACGAACACTGTGAGCGAATGCAGCGACCCCATTCCTGAGTATTCCGCGGCGGACGAGTTCCGAGACGAGCGCTCGTGGCTCTCTGTCGCGGTCCAGCATAGCGGGGGACGGGTCACGTGCGATATGAAG GTGATCGAGCCGTTCAAGCGGGTGGTGTCCCACGGGGGCTACTCCGCGGACGGCGCGGCGCTCATCGTGTTTAGCGCGTGCCACTTGCCGGACAACGCGCGCCCCGACTACAAATACGTCATGGACAACTTGTTCCT CTACGTGATGTGGAGCCTGGAGCGGCTGGTGACGGACGAGTACGTGCTGGTGTACCTGCACGGCAGCGCGGGCCGGCGCCGCTTGCCGTCGTGCGCCTGGCTGCACGAGTGCTACAAGCTGGTCGACCGCAG GTTAAGAAAAAGTCTGAAACATTTGTACCTGGTCCATCCCACCTTCTGGTTGAAATCATTCGTCATCATCACCAAGCCATTTGTTAG ctcGAAATTTTTCCGAAAACTTACCTACATCAAAAGTCTGAACGAGCTATTGGAGAAAGTTCCGGTCGAACCAAATGCCATACCGGATATCGTGAAAAATTTCGACGCGCACAGGCGATAG